A single window of Nicotiana tomentosiformis chromosome 1, ASM39032v3, whole genome shotgun sequence DNA harbors:
- the LOC138910410 gene encoding uncharacterized protein, which produces MIPAPIAPPAVRSPRGGGQVGRGRPRGGGQPRGASARFYAFPARLDVVASDAVIIGIISVCGRDASVLFDLGSTYSYVSSLFAHYLGIPCESLGTPVYVSIPVGDSVIVDRIYRSCFVTFYGYETRVDLLLLDMIEFEVILGMYWLSPYHAILDCHAKTVTMAMP; this is translated from the coding sequence atgattccagcaccaattGCCCCACCAGCCGTCCGgtcgcccagaggcggagggcaggtgggtaggggccgtcctagaggtggaggccagccaagaGGTGCTTCAGCCAGATTCTATGCCTTCCCAGCTAGATTAGATGTagtagcctcagatgccgtgattataggtattatttctgtatgcggtagggatgcttcggtactatttgatctagggtctacatattcatatgtttcatctctgtttgctcattacTTGGGTATTccttgtgagtccttgggtactcctgtttatgtgtccataccagtgggcgattctgttattgtggatcggatctatcggtcttGCTTTgttacattctatggttatgagactagagtggatcttctgttgcttgatatgatcgaatttgaggtcatcctgggcatgtattggttgtctccatatcatgccatccttgattgccatgccaagactgttaccatGGCGATGCCATAG
- the LOC138910416 gene encoding uncharacterized protein codes for MAEYEACILGLKLAVNMNIQELLVIGESDLLVHQVLGEWATKNIKILPYLHCVQELIKRFTKIEFKHVPRIQNEFADVLATLSFMIQHPDKNFITPISIGMHKQPAYCAYIEEEFDINSWFHDIKEYLEKGRISRECYTHREAHALKIGQSFLQKQRNFV; via the coding sequence atggcagaatacgaggcATGCATCTTAGGACTCAAGTTAGCCGTCAACATGAACATTCAGGAACTGTTGGTAATCGGAGAGTCAGATCTATTGGTACACCaagttctaggagaatgggctactaaGAATATTAAGATATTgccatacttgcattgtgtacaagagttgatcaagaggttcactaAGATAGAATTCAAGCATGTCCCAAGGATTCAGAATGAATTTGCAGACGTACTAGCCACCTTGTCTttcatgatacaacatccagacaagaacttCATCACTCCTATATCAATAGGAATGCATAAGCAGCCGGCTTATTGTGCTTATATTGAAGAAGAGTTTGATATAAATTCGTGGTTTCATGACATCAAGGAATACTTGGAAAAAGGGAGAATATCCAGAGAATGCTACACACATAGAGAAGCGCACGCTCTGAAgattggccaatcatttcttCAAAAGCAGAGGAATTTTGTATAG